The Primulina eburnea isolate SZY01 chromosome 6, ASM2296580v1, whole genome shotgun sequence genome contains a region encoding:
- the LOC140834208 gene encoding ninja-family protein AFP3-like, with protein MGDGDVITKILTTSDMENLSLDVSVSKYSRDLLQRFRGSVSQFEVLEEKGEDIELNLGLSLGGRFGVDKSCKSLVRSSSIAVCSHVVRDDSDNVKSTPITGLVRTSSLPVETEEEWRKRKGLQTLRRMEAKRRRSEKQRILRGDKEAGGIYVGGGVGGGSLSSEAKSAVKSFGSISRAARRAICGGGTDVAMAKVASPGSGSSSCVSDSEGKFRQGASDEPSPTSTRPWKVHNQDVCSSGSKSQENTSKTTGSDISASPSKKSHTSRTGGRKVGTNAIEDMPCVFTVGDGPNGKRVDGILYKYGKGEVRIMCICCGKFHSPSEFVGHAGGTDLDHPLKHIVVNSYASSLL; from the exons ATGTTATCACGAAAATATTGACAACAAGTGATATGGAGAATCTTTCTTTGGATGTTTCGGTAAGCAAGTATTCAAGGGACTTGTTGCAGAGGTTTAGGGGTAGTGTGAGTCAATTCGAGGTATTGGAAGAGAAGGGTGAGGATATTGAATTGAATCTTGGGCTTTCATTGGGGGGGAGATTTGGAGTAGACAAGAGTTGCAAGAGCTTGGTGCGGTCTTCTTCAATAGCAGTTTGTTCACATGTTGTTAGAGATGATAGTGATAATGTGAAATCGACACCAATTACGGGTCTGGTGAGGACGTCTTCACTGCCTGTGGAGACTGAGGAAGAGTGGAGGAAGAGGAAGGGATTGCAGACATTGAGAAGGATGGAGGCTAAGAGGAGGAGGTCTGAGAAGCAGAGGATTTTAAGGGGTGATAAAGAAGCAGGTGGAATTTATGTTGGCGGCGGTGTTGGTGGTGGAAGTTTGAGCTCGGAAGCCAAATCGGCAGTCAAAAGTTTTGGTTCGATTTCTCGGGCGGCCAGACGAGCCATTTGTGGAGGTGGAACTGATGTGGCTATGGCTAAAGTGGCGTCCCCGGGGTCGGGAAGCTCATCGTGTGTCTCGGATTCGGAGGGTAAATTTCGACAAG GAGCGAGCGACGAGCCAAGTCCCACCAGCACTCGACCGTGGAAAGTACATAACCAAGATGTTTGTTCTTCCGGCTCGAAATCTCAAGAAAATACAAGTAAAACCACCGGATCAGACATATCTGCGAGTCCATCTAAGAAGTCTCATACCTCAAGAACCGGAGGAAGAAAAGTCGGGACAAATGCAATAGAGGACATGCCTTGTGTTTTCACAGTGGGAGACGGTCCCAACGGAAAAAGAGTCGATGGAATACTGTACAAATACGGGAAAGGAGAAGTTAGAATAATGTGCATCTGCTGTGGAAAGTTTCATTCGCCTTCTGAGTTCGTCGGGCATGCAGGAGGCACGGATC